From Streptomyces sp. TLI_235, a single genomic window includes:
- a CDS encoding signal transduction histidine kinase, which produces MTGHRALPAWCTATWLMLLLPVLVSLVDAALVSKGAHWWEAGLSVLAALALLLRRRLPVTVLLLTLPGAFVNYIWLAPMTAVYSVAAQRAALRVTAACATAFALVEFFHWPLADHPLALDRDNALYAIQCVMLAAGPAALGLLARTRRELAHRLDELTRGQQRESRLLAERVLATERARLAREMHDVVSHQVSLISIQAGALQVSTGDPAAKDTASTIRELAVRTLQELRQMVGVLRAAGVEPTEPLAPQPRLADLPKLIDGSGLPVTTDLSTGGRQWPEAVERAAYRTVQEALTNITKYAPGAAVTVRVAGGGHRLLVEVRNAPPPARATDLPTLPGGGHGLVGLRERAQLLGGTLVTGPTADGGFTVRAALPAAAD; this is translated from the coding sequence ATGACCGGCCACAGAGCACTGCCCGCCTGGTGCACCGCGACCTGGCTGATGCTGCTGCTGCCGGTGCTGGTCTCGCTCGTCGACGCCGCCCTGGTCTCCAAGGGCGCCCACTGGTGGGAGGCCGGGCTCTCGGTGCTCGCCGCACTCGCCCTGCTGCTGCGCCGCCGCCTCCCGGTGACGGTGCTGCTGCTGACCCTGCCCGGCGCGTTCGTCAACTACATCTGGCTGGCACCGATGACCGCCGTGTACTCGGTCGCCGCGCAGCGGGCGGCGCTCCGGGTCACCGCGGCCTGCGCCACCGCCTTCGCCCTCGTCGAGTTCTTCCACTGGCCGCTCGCCGACCACCCGCTCGCCCTGGACCGGGACAACGCGCTGTACGCGATCCAGTGCGTGATGCTGGCCGCCGGGCCCGCCGCGCTCGGCCTGCTCGCCCGTACCCGGCGCGAACTCGCCCACCGGCTCGACGAACTCACCCGCGGCCAGCAGCGCGAGAGCCGGCTGCTCGCCGAGCGGGTGCTGGCCACCGAGCGGGCCCGGCTGGCCCGGGAGATGCACGACGTGGTCTCCCATCAGGTCAGCCTGATCTCCATCCAGGCCGGGGCGCTCCAGGTGTCCACCGGCGACCCGGCCGCCAAGGACACCGCCTCGACCATTCGCGAGCTGGCAGTCCGCACCCTGCAGGAGCTCCGCCAGATGGTCGGCGTGCTGCGCGCCGCCGGCGTCGAGCCCACCGAGCCGCTGGCCCCGCAGCCGCGGCTGGCCGACCTGCCGAAACTGATCGACGGCAGCGGGCTGCCGGTGACCACCGACCTCTCCACCGGCGGCCGGCAGTGGCCGGAGGCGGTGGAGCGGGCCGCGTACCGGACGGTCCAGGAGGCGCTGACCAACATCACCAAGTACGCGCCCGGCGCCGCGGTGACCGTCCGGGTGGCGGGCGGCGGCCACCGGCTGCTGGTCGAGGTCCGCAACGCCCCGCCGCCGGCCCGCGCCACCGACCTGCCCACGCTGCCCGGCGGCGGCCACGGCCTGGTCGGCCTGCGCGAACGCGCCCAGTTGCTCGGCGGCACCCTGGTGACCGGCCCCACCGCGGACGGCGGCTTCACCGTCCGCGCCGCCCTGCCGGCCGCGGCGGACTGA
- a CDS encoding pSer/pThr/pTyr-binding forkhead associated (FHA) protein: MGVLKKFEQRLEGLVNGTFAKVFKSEVQPVEIAGALQRECDNNATIWNRDRTVVPNDFIVELSPHDYERLSPYAGQLGTELAGMVREYAEAQRYSFMGPLQVTLEQADELDTGLYRVRSRTLAGEEPAAQQAPQPPAAPGGYERRPTPPAPGAPWQQQGAAPYGAPPPPAGPPAMPQTPPAAAGNVRPFPGAGHSGANTRRWVEVNGTRHQITGNACVLGRSTEADIRIDDPGVSRKHAEIRPGTPAMVLDLGSTNGIVVDGQHTQRATLRDGSRIVLGSTTIVYRQVEG, translated from the coding sequence GTGGGAGTCCTGAAGAAGTTCGAGCAGCGGCTCGAGGGTCTCGTGAACGGCACCTTCGCCAAGGTGTTCAAGTCCGAGGTCCAGCCGGTGGAGATCGCCGGCGCACTCCAGCGCGAGTGCGACAACAACGCGACGATCTGGAACCGCGACCGCACGGTCGTCCCGAACGACTTCATCGTCGAGCTCAGCCCGCACGACTACGAGCGGCTCAGCCCGTACGCCGGCCAGCTGGGCACCGAGCTCGCCGGCATGGTCCGCGAGTACGCCGAGGCGCAGCGCTACAGCTTCATGGGCCCGCTCCAGGTGACCCTGGAGCAGGCCGACGAACTGGACACCGGCCTGTACCGGGTGCGCAGCCGCACCCTCGCCGGCGAGGAGCCCGCGGCGCAGCAGGCGCCGCAGCCGCCGGCCGCCCCGGGCGGCTACGAGCGACGCCCGACCCCGCCCGCGCCCGGCGCCCCGTGGCAGCAGCAGGGCGCGGCCCCGTACGGTGCGCCGCCGCCCCCCGCCGGGCCGCCGGCGATGCCGCAGACCCCGCCGGCCGCCGCCGGGAACGTCCGCCCCTTCCCGGGCGCCGGCCACAGCGGTGCGAACACCCGCCGCTGGGTGGAGGTCAACGGCACCCGGCACCAGATCACGGGCAACGCGTGCGTGCTCGGCCGCTCGACGGAGGCGGACATCCGGATCGACGACCCCGGGGTCTCCCGCAAGCACGCGGAGATCCGGCCGGGGACGCCCGCGATGGTGCTCGACCTCGGGTCCACCAACGGCATCGTGGTGGACGGGCAGCACACCCAGCGCGCTACGCTCCGCGACGGCTCCCGAATCGTCCTCGGGTCCACCACCATCGTCTACCGACAGGTCGAAGGGTAG
- a CDS encoding LuxR family two component transcriptional regulator, translated as MPPIRVLIVDDEVLVRSGLGLIVGSAPDLEVVGGCSGGQAEQQAVELRPQVVLLDIRMPDLDGISVLRRLRALPDPPAVAMLTTFDTDEYIGTALRAGAAGFLLKDTAPEQLVHAVRVLAAGGSMLSPTVARTVINGYVEGGGPDADATALARQLTTRELDVLALLGEGLSNAEIADRLYLGTGTVKDHISAILAKLGAANRVQAAVVAHRAGLVRAQGNPGA; from the coding sequence ATGCCACCGATCCGTGTCCTGATCGTGGACGACGAGGTCCTCGTCCGCTCGGGCCTCGGCCTGATCGTGGGGTCCGCCCCCGACCTGGAGGTGGTCGGCGGCTGCTCCGGCGGCCAGGCCGAGCAGCAGGCCGTGGAGCTGCGCCCGCAGGTCGTCCTGCTCGACATCCGGATGCCCGACCTGGACGGCATCAGCGTGCTGCGCCGGCTGCGCGCACTGCCCGACCCGCCGGCCGTGGCCATGCTCACCACCTTCGACACCGACGAGTACATCGGCACCGCCCTGCGGGCCGGCGCCGCGGGCTTCCTGCTGAAGGACACCGCACCCGAGCAGCTGGTGCACGCCGTGCGGGTGCTCGCCGCGGGCGGCAGCATGCTGTCGCCCACCGTCGCGCGCACCGTCATCAACGGCTACGTCGAGGGCGGCGGCCCCGACGCGGACGCCACCGCGCTCGCCCGCCAGCTCACCACCCGCGAGCTCGACGTGCTCGCCCTGCTCGGCGAGGGCCTCTCCAACGCGGAGATCGCCGACCGCCTCTACCTGGGCACCGGCACCGTCAAGGACCACATCAGCGCGATCCTCGCCAAGCTCGGCGCGGCCAACCGCGTCCAGGCCGCCGTGGTCGCGCACCGCGCCGGCCTGGTCCGCGCCCAGGGGAACCCGGGCGCATGA
- a CDS encoding PAS domain S-box-containing protein translates to MVDEPNSAAASRDGTGDPLSGVVALLRVAAVMVDPDGRIALWNRAAEELFGHRAEVACGRTASGLLPAVEPRPETGSPRPGAPPRRCDALDTLDDLTQLDATWAGAMAVVDREERLRDVIWWAYPLIEPTGRSLLALAADARPLRAGGPRIALGERLLAYAAAPAATGAFHRVSPAFAPAGPGGAAALDGLLPRGSEDRRRRLLGQISAAGVPALWVDAATRLPVLPYESAGRGAARIAAGLVRRYPTPQQRADRPRATRRPADPAPGGRRAIGLQVLPAGAPRGADDGRAIGTTVPGQRESGAATANGQSQGGPAIESTANGTAPARAVVGSAPPQGRSDGPDGPPAGTPGVPAPPAPPSVEVLTVSQAGEQLALLSEVGNRVGTTLDLDTTARELCEVLVPRVADFACVDLLDGLISDSELPEERPDDRTMLRRVARAVNSSPGHWDHVLDEGALLAMPRSTPPGLALQENQPVLVPVIDPDVAVDYAASLGGGPDLVPVVVGRSMLVLPLSARGTVLGILKLLRLPDRAPFDKSDAATLKELAARAALSLDNARLHRAESRVATTLQRSMIPTRPPRIPGVQIAHRYLPGDSRAEVGGDWFDAIQLPGSRVALVVGDVMGHGLHSAAAMGRFRTAMQTLAALDLPPGQLLRHLDNLAHKLGDDHLATCLYAVYDPINRTCELASAGHVPPVLVHPDGRGELLEIPEGAPIGVGGVPFVAKRIDVSDGSMLVMCTDGLVEVRGGDIGEGLAALCGNLIDPKQTPDEACDTVLERLHSDDRADDVALLVARFDGVPPSEVATWELAVSEDEVRRARSLVRGQLAAWGLDALDDTVELLVSELVTNAVRVARDHVQLQLIRVDKLLVEVSDDNHNLPSLEPAGSMDEHGRGLQLVSKLAERWGTARKAVGKVVWFELPLPRS, encoded by the coding sequence ATGGTGGACGAGCCGAACTCCGCAGCGGCCTCGCGAGACGGCACGGGTGACCCTCTCTCCGGAGTGGTCGCCCTGCTGCGCGTCGCCGCGGTGATGGTCGACCCGGACGGCCGGATCGCCCTGTGGAACCGCGCCGCCGAGGAGCTCTTCGGCCACCGCGCCGAGGTGGCCTGCGGCCGCACCGCCTCCGGTCTGCTGCCCGCCGTCGAGCCCCGGCCGGAGACGGGTTCGCCGCGCCCGGGCGCACCGCCGCGCCGCTGTGACGCGCTGGACACCCTGGACGACCTGACCCAGCTGGACGCGACCTGGGCCGGCGCGATGGCAGTCGTGGACCGCGAGGAGCGGCTGCGGGACGTCATCTGGTGGGCCTATCCGCTGATCGAGCCGACCGGCCGCAGCCTGCTGGCGCTGGCCGCCGACGCCCGGCCGCTGCGGGCCGGCGGCCCGCGGATAGCCCTCGGCGAGCGGCTGCTGGCGTACGCTGCGGCCCCGGCCGCCACCGGCGCCTTCCACCGGGTCTCCCCCGCCTTCGCCCCGGCCGGGCCGGGCGGCGCCGCCGCGCTGGACGGCCTGCTGCCGCGCGGCTCCGAGGACCGCCGCCGCCGGCTGCTCGGGCAGATCTCGGCGGCCGGCGTGCCCGCGCTCTGGGTCGACGCGGCGACCAGACTGCCCGTCCTCCCCTACGAGTCGGCCGGGCGCGGCGCGGCCCGGATCGCCGCCGGGCTGGTGCGCCGCTACCCGACGCCGCAGCAGCGCGCCGACCGGCCACGGGCGACCCGCCGCCCGGCCGATCCGGCACCCGGCGGGCGCCGGGCGATCGGACTGCAGGTCCTGCCCGCCGGGGCGCCACGCGGCGCCGACGACGGACGGGCGATCGGCACCACCGTGCCCGGGCAGCGCGAGTCCGGGGCGGCCACCGCGAACGGCCAGAGCCAGGGAGGCCCAGCCATCGAGTCCACCGCCAACGGCACCGCGCCCGCCCGGGCCGTCGTCGGGTCCGCTCCGCCGCAGGGCCGATCGGACGGGCCGGACGGACCACCCGCCGGCACCCCCGGCGTCCCCGCTCCGCCCGCACCGCCGTCCGTGGAGGTGCTGACCGTCAGCCAGGCCGGCGAGCAGCTGGCCCTGCTGAGCGAGGTCGGCAACCGGGTCGGCACCACCCTGGACCTCGACACGACCGCCCGCGAGCTGTGCGAGGTGCTCGTCCCGCGGGTCGCCGACTTCGCCTGCGTGGACCTCCTCGACGGGCTGATCTCCGACTCGGAGCTGCCCGAGGAGCGTCCGGACGACCGCACGATGCTGCGCCGGGTGGCCCGCGCGGTGAACAGCTCCCCCGGCCACTGGGACCACGTCCTGGACGAGGGCGCGCTGCTGGCGATGCCCCGCTCGACCCCGCCGGGCCTCGCCCTGCAGGAGAACCAGCCGGTGCTGGTGCCGGTGATAGACCCGGACGTGGCGGTGGACTACGCGGCCTCGCTGGGCGGCGGCCCGGACCTCGTCCCGGTGGTGGTCGGCCGCTCGATGCTGGTGCTGCCGCTGTCCGCCCGGGGCACGGTGCTGGGCATCCTCAAGCTGCTGCGGCTGCCGGACCGGGCGCCCTTCGACAAGTCCGACGCCGCCACGCTCAAGGAGCTGGCGGCCCGGGCCGCGCTGTCGCTGGACAACGCCCGGCTGCACCGGGCGGAGTCCCGGGTGGCGACCACCCTGCAGCGCTCGATGATCCCGACCCGGCCGCCGCGGATCCCCGGGGTGCAGATCGCCCACCGCTACCTGCCGGGCGACTCGCGGGCCGAGGTCGGCGGCGACTGGTTCGACGCGATCCAGCTGCCCGGCAGCCGGGTCGCCCTGGTGGTCGGCGACGTGATGGGCCACGGCCTGCACTCGGCGGCCGCGATGGGCCGGTTCCGCACCGCCATGCAGACCCTCGCCGCGCTGGACCTGCCGCCCGGCCAGCTGCTGCGGCACCTGGACAACCTGGCCCACAAGCTGGGCGACGACCACCTGGCGACCTGCCTGTACGCGGTCTACGACCCGATCAACCGCACCTGCGAGCTGGCCAGCGCCGGGCACGTCCCGCCGGTGCTGGTGCACCCCGACGGCCGGGGCGAGCTGCTGGAGATCCCGGAGGGCGCACCGATCGGCGTCGGCGGGGTGCCGTTCGTGGCGAAGCGGATCGACGTCTCGGACGGCTCGATGCTGGTGATGTGCACCGACGGCCTGGTCGAAGTGCGCGGGGGCGACATAGGAGAGGGCCTGGCCGCGCTGTGCGGCAATCTGATCGACCCCAAGCAGACCCCGGACGAGGCCTGCGACACCGTGCTGGAGCGGCTGCACTCGGACGACCGGGCGGACGACGTCGCGCTGCTGGTCGCCCGCTTCGACGGCGTCCCGCCGAGCGAGGTGGCCACCTGGGAGCTCGCCGTCTCGGAGGACGAGGTCCGGCGGGCCCGCTCGCTGGTGCGCGGCCAGCTCGCCGCCTGGGGCCTGGACGCACTCGACGACACGGTGGAGCTGCTGGTCAGCGAGCTGGTGACGAACGCCGTCCGGGTCGCCCGGGACCACGTGCAGCTGCAGCTGATCCGCGTCGACAAGCTGCTGGTCGAGGTCAGCGACGACAACCATAACCTGCCCTCGCTGGAGCCGGCCGGCTCGATGGACGAGCACGGCCGGGGCCTGCAGCTGGTCAGCAAGCTCGCCGAGCGCTGGGGCACCGCCCGCAAGGCGGTCGGCAAGGTCGTCTGGTTCGAGCTGCCCCTGCCCCGGAGCTGA
- a CDS encoding pro-kumamolisin-like protein produces MLDPSGPTRTRMRAAGRATTLAVTTAALVTGAGLPVLATAQAESIAPKRIGSAPVAPKDAVKTAAPADSTELDLSITLQPKDQVALTTFVSAVSTPGSPLYKHYLGTGEFGKRFGADPATVASVRAALTAAGLHPGELGANGLTIPVKATVAEAKKAFDTDFAGYKLADGTATYANTQAPSVRGDLAGRIAGVVGLDTTSTYKPRSVVKSKAAIKGSAAGSEQARNIGASPQLCADWKNTLSSYNMVDGRDYYSSGALAQAYNLNGIADGASGSTIAILSLENYDTRAAAAWQACNGTKTSVSNVSVDGFVNQAPDYQNGEGGETALDVDTIASLAPGASILVYQGPNTAQGVYDTYQKIVNDNRAQVVSISWGRCEAERDSGRENALNLVLQQAAAQGQSVVAAAGDAGSTDCRGSGLGNDNVLSTDSPASQPYVTGIGGTSHTGLGTYPGPISVWNRNGGSGGGGLSTRWALSDTDFAWNAQHAAEYANVCGAAAGQSCRQVPDVSALADPATGYLIFTNYDANNSLWANVYGGTSAAAPLWAALVALANSSTDCAANGPVGYLNPILRKLDSSVFNDVTLGNNDISASGKYSALAGYDLATGLGSPKGKAVMAALCQQLPSQPAGTYNPVSPDRLLDTRFGTGAPTAKVPARGTLNLQVAGRGGVPASGVNAVVLNVTVAGTTAAGYLTAWPSGKARPDSSNLNWSAGRDVPNLVTVPVGADGKVSLFNGGWSGSVDLVADVFGYYSADANGSTLTPAGPSRLLDTRYGTGAPQAKLGGKQTLDLQIPGSGVTAVVLNTTVTGTDNGGYLTVWPAGETRPSSSNLNWVKGQTVPNLVVVPVGADGKVSIYNGASASIDVLADVFGYFTKDASGGKFHNAGPKRLMDTRSGKGAPAPAPLTNGKVVHLSLNDGGALASATSVVLNVTVTDTTSSGYLNAWPGNTTRPGSSNLNWDTKGQTIANLVTVPVNNGVVDLALTSPGSANVIVDLFGYYSAN; encoded by the coding sequence ATGCTCGACCCATCGGGTCCGACCAGGACGCGAATGCGGGCGGCAGGACGTGCGACCACCCTCGCCGTCACCACCGCCGCCCTGGTCACGGGGGCCGGCCTGCCTGTCCTCGCGACCGCCCAGGCGGAGTCGATCGCGCCCAAGCGCATCGGTTCCGCGCCCGTCGCGCCGAAGGACGCCGTGAAGACGGCCGCACCGGCCGACAGTACCGAGCTCGACCTCAGCATCACCCTGCAGCCGAAGGACCAGGTCGCGCTGACCACGTTCGTCAGCGCCGTCTCCACCCCCGGCTCCCCGCTGTACAAGCACTACCTGGGCACCGGTGAGTTCGGGAAGCGCTTCGGCGCCGACCCGGCGACCGTGGCGAGCGTCCGCGCGGCGCTCACCGCCGCCGGCCTGCACCCGGGCGAGCTCGGCGCCAACGGCCTGACCATCCCGGTCAAGGCGACCGTCGCCGAGGCGAAGAAGGCCTTCGACACCGACTTCGCCGGCTACAAGCTGGCGGACGGCACCGCCACCTACGCCAACACCCAGGCCCCGTCGGTCCGCGGCGACCTGGCCGGCCGGATCGCCGGCGTCGTCGGCCTGGACACCACCTCGACGTACAAGCCGCGTTCGGTGGTCAAGTCCAAGGCCGCGATCAAGGGTTCGGCGGCCGGCTCGGAGCAGGCGCGCAACATCGGCGCCAGCCCGCAGCTCTGCGCCGACTGGAAGAACACCCTGTCGTCCTACAACATGGTGGACGGCCGGGACTACTACAGCTCCGGGGCGCTCGCCCAGGCCTACAACCTGAACGGCATAGCCGACGGCGCCTCGGGTTCCACCATCGCGATCCTGTCGCTGGAGAACTACGACACCCGCGCGGCCGCCGCCTGGCAGGCCTGCAACGGCACCAAGACCTCGGTCTCCAACGTCTCGGTGGACGGCTTCGTCAACCAGGCTCCGGACTACCAGAACGGCGAGGGCGGCGAGACCGCGCTCGACGTGGACACCATCGCGTCGCTGGCGCCCGGTGCCTCGATCCTGGTCTACCAGGGTCCCAACACCGCCCAGGGTGTCTACGACACCTACCAGAAGATCGTCAACGACAACCGCGCTCAGGTGGTCTCGATCAGCTGGGGCCGTTGCGAGGCGGAGCGCGACTCCGGCCGCGAGAACGCGCTGAACCTGGTCCTGCAGCAGGCCGCTGCCCAGGGGCAGTCCGTGGTCGCCGCCGCCGGTGACGCCGGCTCGACCGACTGCCGCGGCTCCGGCCTCGGCAACGACAACGTGCTCAGCACCGACAGTCCGGCCTCGCAGCCCTACGTGACCGGTATCGGCGGCACCTCGCACACCGGCCTGGGCACCTACCCCGGCCCGATCTCGGTGTGGAACCGCAACGGCGGCTCCGGCGGTGGCGGTCTCTCCACCCGCTGGGCGCTGAGCGACACCGACTTCGCCTGGAACGCCCAGCACGCCGCCGAGTACGCGAACGTCTGCGGTGCCGCGGCCGGCCAGTCCTGCCGCCAGGTTCCGGACGTGTCGGCGCTCGCCGACCCGGCCACCGGCTACCTGATCTTCACCAACTACGACGCCAACAACAGCCTCTGGGCGAACGTCTACGGCGGCACCAGCGCCGCGGCCCCGCTCTGGGCGGCCCTGGTCGCGCTGGCCAACTCGTCGACCGACTGCGCCGCCAACGGCCCGGTCGGCTACCTGAACCCGATCCTGCGCAAGCTCGACAGCTCGGTGTTCAACGACGTCACCCTGGGCAACAACGACATCAGCGCCTCCGGCAAGTACTCCGCGCTCGCGGGCTACGACCTGGCCACCGGCCTCGGCTCGCCGAAGGGCAAGGCGGTCATGGCGGCGCTGTGCCAGCAGCTGCCCTCGCAGCCGGCCGGCACCTACAACCCGGTGTCGCCGGACCGTCTGCTCGACACCCGCTTCGGCACCGGTGCCCCCACCGCCAAGGTTCCCGCCCGCGGCACGCTCAACCTGCAGGTCGCCGGTCGCGGCGGTGTCCCGGCCTCGGGCGTCAACGCGGTCGTGCTGAACGTCACCGTGGCGGGCACGACGGCCGCCGGTTACCTGACCGCCTGGCCCTCGGGCAAGGCGCGGCCGGACTCGTCCAACCTGAACTGGTCCGCGGGCCGTGACGTGCCGAACCTGGTCACCGTCCCGGTCGGCGCCGACGGCAAGGTCAGCCTCTTCAACGGCGGCTGGTCCGGCTCGGTCGACCTCGTCGCCGATGTCTTCGGCTACTACTCGGCCGACGCCAACGGCTCCACGCTGACCCCGGCCGGCCCCAGCCGTCTGCTCGACACCCGCTACGGCACCGGCGCTCCCCAGGCCAAGCTCGGCGGCAAGCAGACCCTGGACCTCCAGATCCCGGGCAGCGGCGTGACCGCGGTCGTGCTGAACACCACCGTCACCGGTACCGACAACGGCGGCTACCTGACGGTCTGGCCGGCCGGTGAGACCCGTCCCAGCTCGTCCAACCTGAACTGGGTCAAGGGCCAGACCGTGCCGAACCTGGTCGTCGTGCCGGTCGGCGCCGACGGCAAGGTCAGCATCTACAACGGTGCCTCGGCCTCGATCGACGTCCTCGCCGACGTGTTCGGCTACTTCACCAAGGACGCCTCCGGCGGCAAGTTCCACAACGCCGGTCCGAAGCGCCTGATGGACACCCGTTCCGGCAAGGGTGCGCCGGCTCCGGCCCCGCTCACCAACGGCAAGGTGGTCCACCTGTCGCTGAACGACGGCGGCGCGCTGGCGTCGGCCACCTCGGTCGTGCTGAACGTCACGGTGACCGACACCACCTCGAGCGGCTACCTCAACGCGTGGCCCGGCAACACCACCCGTCCGGGTTCCTCGAACCTGAACTGGGACACCAAGGGCCAGACGATCGCCAACCTGGTGACCGTCCCTGTCAACAACGGTGTGGTCGACCTGGCGCTGACCAGCCCCGGCTCGGCGAACGTGATCGTCGACCTGTTCGGCTACTACAGCGCCAACTGA
- a CDS encoding lysyl-tRNA synthetase class 2 produces MSTVKPAPTAVPAHFGALAGLLARWRPRAAAATVWYLRLLALLNLVAVLAVPFRDQVQEHNEGEYFTPYLLTAGLTTVLLSLFLAVAMRRRKRAAWIFNAVVSGLFSVLYLLLMLVPDSRFADHPINWFSTVLTVGFFLALLLGRREFTSKGDRSNPKTGVATFIGGLLFGGIVGATLVQFTNTVHGGAEFGTRFGYAVARMVTITPSGRLADEIAVPTWVNAFINAMGAVLFLLVLYLAFRSPRGQELLTVEDEVRLRELLERQGERDSLGYFALRRDKAVIFSPSGKAAVAYRVLGGVSLASGDPIGDPEAWPGAIDAWLEEAREHAWVPAVMGASEEAGVIYARHGLDALELGDEAIVEVDEFSLDGRAMRVVRQAYNRVKRAGYTVRIRRHEDIPDPEMAELLDRADHWRDGQTERGFSMALGRLGDPDDGRCVMLECHDGDGELRALLSFVPWGRNGLSLDLMRRDRDSENGLMEFMVIELLQRADEVALERVSLNFAMFRSVFERGSKLGAGPILRLWRSVLGFFSRWWQIESLYRANAKYRPIWEPRYLLFEKSSEIPRIGIASARAEGFITVPSLPVLFRRRHVRAAAQALPGGGPAAERDG; encoded by the coding sequence GTGTCCACTGTGAAGCCGGCGCCCACCGCCGTTCCCGCGCATTTCGGAGCCTTGGCCGGGCTGCTCGCCCGCTGGCGGCCGCGCGCCGCCGCGGCGACGGTCTGGTACCTGCGGCTGCTGGCCCTGCTGAACCTGGTCGCGGTGCTCGCCGTGCCGTTCCGGGACCAGGTGCAGGAGCACAACGAGGGCGAGTACTTCACCCCGTACCTGCTGACGGCCGGTCTGACGACGGTGTTGCTGTCGCTGTTCCTCGCGGTCGCGATGCGGCGGCGCAAGCGGGCCGCGTGGATCTTCAACGCGGTGGTGTCCGGGCTCTTCTCGGTGCTGTACCTGCTGCTGATGCTGGTGCCGGACAGCCGCTTCGCCGACCACCCGATCAACTGGTTCTCCACGGTGCTGACGGTGGGCTTCTTCCTCGCGCTGCTGCTCGGCCGCCGCGAGTTCACCTCCAAGGGAGACCGCTCCAACCCCAAGACCGGGGTGGCGACCTTCATCGGCGGCCTGCTGTTCGGCGGGATCGTCGGCGCGACGCTGGTGCAGTTCACCAACACGGTGCACGGCGGCGCGGAGTTCGGCACCCGGTTCGGCTACGCCGTGGCCCGGATGGTGACGATCACCCCGTCCGGCCGGCTGGCGGACGAGATCGCCGTACCGACCTGGGTCAACGCCTTCATCAACGCCATGGGTGCGGTGCTCTTCCTGCTGGTGCTGTACCTGGCCTTCCGCAGCCCGCGCGGCCAGGAGCTGCTGACCGTGGAGGACGAGGTCCGGCTGCGCGAGCTGCTGGAGCGGCAGGGCGAGCGGGACTCGCTCGGCTACTTCGCGCTGCGCCGGGACAAGGCGGTGATCTTCTCGCCGTCCGGCAAGGCGGCGGTCGCCTACCGGGTGCTGGGCGGTGTCTCGCTGGCCTCGGGCGATCCGATCGGCGATCCGGAGGCCTGGCCGGGGGCGATCGACGCCTGGCTGGAGGAGGCCCGGGAGCACGCCTGGGTGCCGGCCGTGATGGGCGCCTCCGAGGAGGCCGGTGTGATCTACGCCCGGCACGGCCTGGACGCGCTGGAGCTCGGCGACGAGGCGATCGTCGAGGTCGACGAGTTCTCGCTGGACGGGCGGGCGATGCGGGTCGTCCGGCAGGCGTACAACCGGGTCAAGCGGGCCGGGTACACCGTGCGGATCCGGCGGCACGAGGACATCCCGGACCCGGAGATGGCCGAGCTGCTGGACAGGGCCGACCACTGGCGGGACGGCCAGACCGAGCGGGGCTTCTCGATGGCGCTCGGCCGGCTCGGCGACCCGGACGACGGCCGCTGCGTGATGCTCGAGTGCCACGACGGCGACGGCGAGCTGCGGGCGCTGCTGAGCTTCGTGCCGTGGGGCCGCAACGGCCTCTCGCTGGACCTGATGCGCCGGGACCGCGACAGCGAGAACGGCCTGATGGAGTTCATGGTGATCGAGCTGCTGCAGCGCGCCGACGAGGTCGCGCTGGAGCGGGTCTCGCTGAACTTCGCGATGTTCCGCTCGGTGTTCGAGCGCGGATCGAAGCTGGGTGCCGGACCGATCCTGCGGCTGTGGCGTTCCGTCCTGGGATTCTTCTCCCGCTGGTGGCAGATCGAATCGCTGTACCGGGCAAATGCGAAATACCGGCCGATCTGGGAGCCGCGCTATCTGCTCTTCGAGAAGAGCAGCGAGATTCCGCGGATCGGTATCGCCAGTGCGCGCGCCGAGGGTTTCATCACGGTGCCGAGTCTCCCCGTCCTGTTCCGTCGCCGTCATGTCCGGGCCGCCGCGCAGGCGCTGCCCGGCGGGGGGCCGGCGGCGGAGCGGGACGGGTAG
- a CDS encoding pSer/pThr/pTyr-binding forkhead associated (FHA) protein gives MSELTLTVMRLGFLAVLWLFVIVAVQVIRSDLFGTKVNPRTARRGAPAAAAPAGRPPQQAGGQAAPPQPRQRRGAPTHLVVVQGSLAGTTVALQGQTITLGRAHDSTIVLDDDYASSRHARIFPDQTGQWTVEDLGSTNGTYLDRQRLTAPMPLQPGVPIRIGRTVIELRK, from the coding sequence ATGTCAGAACTGACCCTCACGGTCATGCGGCTGGGCTTCCTCGCCGTGCTGTGGCTGTTCGTCATCGTCGCGGTCCAGGTCATCCGCAGCGACCTGTTCGGCACCAAGGTGAACCCGCGCACGGCGCGGCGCGGCGCACCCGCCGCAGCCGCGCCCGCGGGCCGTCCGCCGCAGCAGGCCGGCGGTCAGGCGGCCCCGCCGCAGCCGCGCCAGCGCCGTGGCGCACCGACCCACCTGGTGGTCGTGCAGGGCTCGCTGGCCGGCACCACCGTCGCCCTGCAGGGGCAGACGATCACGCTGGGCCGGGCGCACGACTCGACGATCGTGCTGGACGACGACTACGCCTCCTCCCGCCATGCCAGGATCTTCCCGGATCAGACTGGGCAGTGGACGGTGGAGGATCTAGGCTCCACCAACGGCACGTATCTGGACCGGCAGCGGCTCACCGCGCCGATGCCGCTCCAGCCCGGCGTGCCGATCCGTATCGGCCGGACCGTCATCGAACTGCGGAAGTAG